Proteins from one Psilocybe cubensis strain MGC-MH-2018 chromosome 11, whole genome shotgun sequence genomic window:
- a CDS encoding NADPH-dependent conjugated polyketone reductase C1 — translation MYMRSNAPHLTYAKKKTLPLKKNPEGPLKKPLSEISDRLGVSMDQVLLAWIKARGYVPVTMSTKEDRLRGYVKAGDIDLTEADIRAIDEAGAAGP, via the exons ATGTATATGAGGAGCAACGCCCCACACTTGACCtatgcaaagaaaaaaacatt GCCTCTGAAGAAGAATCCGGAAGGGCCGTTGAAAAAGCCACTCAGTGAGATTTCTGATCGCCTTGGGGTTTCTATGGACCAGGTTCTGCTTGCTTGGATCAAGGCCAGGGGATACGTTCCCGTAAC GATGAGTACAAAGGAAGATAGGCTTCGAGGATACGTCAAAGCCGGAGATATCG ACCTTACGGAGGCCGACATTCGTGCTATCGACGAGGCAGGGGCGGCGGGACCTTGA
- a CDS encoding Origin recognition complex subunit 5, with the protein MGDRRLYPGYESFQYEISTLLSTYPPPFIYVQDTEALGTSLGAVDALLRDLRNQPASECPSKIYYARVDSIACFTARLFYESVINSLVEWEPDWEDGCENWSATDGDVRWNENLDSFLHGLRSAHQHLCKKNGISGGTSSGKNKGKGKQINSGHDNVRLVIVVERVERLKETLPELLVPLTRLAELVRLDVCVMFISQVGWLDIRPPLGASPDPYFVDVQSPSKENVVQSLISNFATISTSSSQPTPYHPGLTSLYDHFASVLCDICFSFIHDPQELHYIAAARWPGFCKPILDQLEDIEVDLPNNYNPSEITRMRLNKLFNPTISAALEVLLPRLTNATDWALANEPPPNLLNMPGSTILQVKLPSIQTEYHDQMGIMGLPRMSKFILLASFLASTNPPKSDIRMFWRGLDEKKRKRKAVKPSGKGPSKVSQRLLGPTPFALDRMIAILGALLEENDADSRISSDLFNIAGEHTDMEIGRVGVFSSVIELTSMRLLHRTTPADRLDGPPNFKCSISYETAVLLAKEVDVPLNDLLWDPV; encoded by the exons ATGGGAGATAGACGCCTTTACCCCGGATACGAAAGTTTTCAGTACGAAATAAGTACTCTTCTGTCGACATATCCACCACCCTTTATATATGTTCAGGACACAGAAGCCTTGGGCACAAGTCTGGGGGCCGTCGACGCGCTTTTACGCGACTTACGCAACCAACCAGCATCGGAATGTCCTTCGAAGATATACTACGCGCGTGTGGACAGCATAGCATGCTTTACCGCCAGATTATTTTACGAATCCGTCATCAATAGCCTGGTGGAATGGGAACCGGATTGGGAGGACGGTTGTGAGAATTGGTCAGCGACAGATGGCGATGTACGGTGGAATGAGAACCTTGACAGCTTTTTACATGGTCTTCGGTCAGCACATCAACACTTGTGTAAGAAAAATGGGATTTCTGGCGGCACTAGCAGCGGAAAGAATAAGGGCAAAGGGAAGCAAATTAACTCAGGTCATGATAATGTGAGGCTCGTCATCGTTGTCGAGCGCGTCGAGAGACTGAAAGAAACGCTTCCTGAACTTCTGGTTCCGCTGACGCGTCTCGCAGAGCTG GTGCGGCTTGATGTATGCGTAATGTTCATCTCCCAGGTTGGATGGCTGGATATCAGACCACCTCTTGGAGCATCCCCAGATCCTTACTTCGTCGACGTTCAATCTCCGTCTAAAGAGA ATGTTGTCCAAAGTCTCATCTCAAATTTCGCTACAATatcaacctcttcttcaCAACCAACCCCATACCACCCTGGCCTAACATCACTCTATGACCACTTCGCTAGCGTCCTGTGTGACATCTGCTTCTCATTCATACATGACCCTCAAGAACTACATTATATAGCAGCAGCACGATGGCCAGGGTTCTGCAAACCAATTCTAGACCAGTTGGAAGACATAGAAGTTGACCTTCCCAATAACTACAATCCCTCAGAAATCACTAGGATGCGGCTCAACAAGCTCTTCAACCCCACAATTTCAGCGGCCCTCGAAGTCCTCCTTCCACGTCTGACGAACGCCACTGACTGGGCACTGGCGAACGAACCACCACCTAACCTGCTGAACATGCCCGGCAGCACGATTCTTCAGGTCAAATTGCCTTCGATCCAGACAGAATATCATGATCAGATGGGTATAATGGGTCTCCCTCGGATGTCAAAGTTTATCTTGTTGGCATCCTTTTTGGCCTCTACCAACCCTCCGAAATCCGATATACGCATGTTCTGGAGAGGGTTagacgaaaagaaaaggaaaagaaaggctGTCAAGCCGAGCGGGAAAGGCCCATCAAAG GTATCACAGCGTCTCTTAGGCCCGACGCCTTTTGCTCTTGATCGTATGATTGCTATCCTGGGCGCACTGTTGGAAGAGAATGACGCTGACTCCCGAATCTCGTCAGACCTTTTTAACATTGCTGGGGAGCATACTGACATGGAAATTGGTCGTGTTGGGGTTTTTTCTTCG GTCATTGAACTTACCTCTATGCGCCTTCTGCATCGGACCACTCCTGCGGACAGGTTGGACGGCCCTCCTAATTTTAAATGTTCTATATCCTACGAAACGGCTGTACTCCTGGCCAAGGAGGTAGACGTGCCCTTGAACGACTTGTTGTGGGATCCGGTGTAG
- a CDS encoding NAD/NADP-dependent indole-3-acetaldehyde reductase gives MMATSYSKNGWTLVKFDLNYHAAHYAPEFPRLADVWLSSLRQLSPCLQTLTTHLKYYSPPTPSESKMPWDIIKFNDGNQIPGIGFGTWKIPVGDTTVDQVDQAISVGFNHIDTAQAYRNEEEAGKAIHESGLKRDEIFITTKYSGLNGLDIETSIKNSLKNLGVQYIDLYLIHHPRLAVPDIPTAWRQMEGLKNAGLVKSIGISNFEIEHVDTLLASAKIVPAVNQIILHPYAYKRQAPLLEYLNEKGIVYEAYSPLIPVTQFPGGPVDKPVKAAAKRLNATDDQILLAWAKAKGAVVLTSSSKKYRLEGYLEAGDLVLTDDEIKAIDDAGAKGTRIFTARTIVRRTAAVLFAGAIALGVCSYLGIDVV, from the exons ATGATGGCGACATCATATTCTAAAAATGGGTGGACCCTTGTGAAGTTCGATCTAAATTACCATGCCGCTCATTATGCACCTGAGTTTCCACGCCTGGCAGATGTGTGGCTTTCGTCGCTTCGTCAGCTATCTCCTTGTCTTCAAACCTTGACGACGCACCTGAAGTATTACTCTCCACCAACGCCCAGTGAATCGAAGATGCCTTGGGACATTATTAAGTTTAACGATG GCAATCAAATTCCAGGTATTGG CTTCGGAACCTGGAAAATCCCAGTCGGTGATACAACAGTCGACCAGGTTGACCAGGCTATCTCGGTCGGATTCAATCACATCG ATACTGCTCAGGCGTATAGgaatgaagaggaggcgggcAAGGCGATTCATGAGAGTGGACTCAAACGAGACGAGATTTTCATCACTACCAAGTACAGCGGACTCAATGGCCTGGACATTGAGACTTCCATCAAGAACAGCTTGAAGAAT TTGGGTGTGCAGTACATTGATCTTTACCTCATCCACCACCCTCGTCTCGCTGTCCCGGATATTCCCACTGCGTGGAGGCAAATGGAAGGTCTCAAAAACGCGGGCCTTGTTAA GAGCATTGGGATAAGCAACTTTGAAATCGAACATGTAGATACTTTATTGGCTTCTGCGAAGATTGTTCCCGCCGTGAACCAG ATCATTCTACATCCATATGCCTACAAGCGACAGGCACCTCTTCTGGAATATCTAAACGAAAAGGGCATAGTGTACGAGGCCTATAGTCCGCTGAT TCCAGTCACACAATTCCCTGGGGGCCCTGTTGATAAACCCGTTAAAGCAGCTGCCAAACGTCTCAACGCGACAGATGACCAAATTTTGCTGGCCTGGGCCAAGGCGAAAGGTGCTGTGGTCCTAAC CTCGAGTTCCAAGAAGTACAGACTCGAAGGTTACCTCGAAGCCGGCGACCTAG TTCTCACCGATGATGAAATCAAAGCTATCGACGACGCTGGCGCGAAGGGTACGCGTATCTTCACCGCTCGCACCATTGTTCGACGAACAGCTGCAGTTCTCTTTGCTGGCGCTATTGCCCTGGGTGTTTGCTCGTATTTGGGCATCGACGTCGTCTAA
- a CDS encoding putative RNA-binding protein C4F6.14, protein MSADTVDKKEVEEGSTNTVPHGSTLFVSNLPYNATSVDLQTLFSDIAPVRSAFVVTEHGTGVSKGVGYVSFALKEDAQAAFENITKEGISLVGRKLRVQWADSKPKEKGEKGERKEVVKKEPKPRPAHQQPRLPHDPFATRTIVISGLPPGLDSKVLWKKIRKYEGAEKVDWPIKDEEGNEDPTTAHVLYTSSSQAYEAVNKLHAHVYKGCLLSVTLKKRLDTLSKPTTTVAKGSESLPTSGKGKAVAAPSHASRLIVRNIPFNATEQDLRAIFLPYGPIYSIHIPLDDKGNKKDKDREPDVPESSTAAAYAAAKKPRTKGFAFVWMLSKKDAERAMEGCNGMVMRAGTAEALVSEKQKKKKLLRLEKKAAARAAGKEVKAENEGENEDEDMDKPKADDKRATERVIAVDWALSKEKWKEEKAKMDEDIEMRSASGSGSSDSGSSAESDEESDGGLGVHDGSESDSDDSESDVSRDESDEEEPVKPQLPAPEAGTTLFIRNIPFNATEDELRTLFRSFGPLRYARITMDHETGRSRGTGFACFWNIEDADRAVQQSELLRSETTGQAPKKNPFSLPSILTPDPSSSLAQSLVLHGRTLDVVRAVTRDVAGKLKETNERAREKADKRNMYLIREGVIMPNTPASENLTPAEIERRTSSFNARRALLKSNPSLFISKTRLSVRQIPIFVTERMVKRLVTHSIKAFNAEVKQGTRAPLSADELADPLTEKPAEPKLPIKLNDESESEDENQDKKKKKKKGKFTGRDTGVKQIKIVRQAERIDPITGKGRSKGYGFVEMHRHSDALRFLRWANNNTNVNDLFDAWWKDELENMLKAERAKDADARDDARIKRLKEEIDRAEQHPGGKKGKGTLIVEFSIENIQVLQRRAAMQSTQKNPDAAIKGPSTDKKRKSEPEERHTQKSDERSPKKRRTGNEKTKPEPEKETKSIPSNPLGSIIGRKRKERKAGGKKGGNESKQQDTETFQ, encoded by the exons ATGTCCGCCGACACCGTCGACAAAAAGGAGGTCGAGGAGGGGTCAACGAATACCGTACCTCATGG CTCGACCCTATTTGTCTCGAATTTGCCATATAATGCGACATCAGTCGATTTGCAGACCTTGTTCTCTGACATCGCACCTGTCAGATCCGCATTTGTTGTCACAGAGCACGGAACTGGAGTGTCGAAGGGTGTCGGATACGTTTCATTCGCACTGAAGGAAGATGCGCAGGCTGCTTTTGAAAACATAACCAAGGAGGGCATCAGTCTTGTAGGAAGAAAGTTGCGTGTACAGTGGGCAGACTCAAAG CCTaaagaaaagggagagaagggggaaagaaaagaagtcGTCAAGAAGGAACCCAAGCCCCGACCTGCACACCAACAACCTAGGCTTCCCCATGACCCCTTTGCAACACGTACTATCGTAATATCTGGACTACCTCCTGGTCTGGATTCCAAGGTGCTATGGAAAAAAATCAGGAAATACGAAGGAGCAGAAAAGGTCGATTGGCCAATAAAAGATGAAGAGGGAAACGAAGATCCTACAACAG CCCATGTCCTATACACATCTTCTAGCCAGGCCTACGAAGCCGTCAACAAATTACACGCACATGTCTACAAAGGCTGCCTTCTTTCCGTAACCCTTAAAAAACGGCTCGACACCCTTTCCAAACCTACTACCACGGTTGCCAAAGGCAGCGAGTCTCTGCCAACCTCTGGAAAAGGCAAAGCTGTAGCAGCGCCGAGCCATGCGAGTCGTCTTATCGTGCGCAATATTCCTTTCAACGCTACCGAGCAGGATCTGCGAGCCATTTTTCTACCATACGGACCCATTTATTCAATACATATACCTCTGGATGATAAGGGTAacaagaaagacaaggatcGCGAACCGGACGTGCCAGAAAGTAGCACGGCTGCGGCGTATGCGGCTGCTAAGAAGCCCAGGACGAAAGGATTCGCATTTGTGTGGATGTTGAGTAAAAAAGATGCGGAGAGGGCGATGGAGGGTTGTAACGGTATGGTTATGCGTGCAGGGACCGCGGAGGCTCTTGTATcggagaaacagaaaaagaaaaagcttCTGCGGCTAGAAAAGAAGGCAGCAGCGAGGGCGGCCGGCAAGGAAGTGAAAGCTGAGAATGAGGGCGAgaacgaagatgaagacatgGACAAACCTAAGGCGGATGACAAACGTGCTACGGAACGTGTTATTGCGGTGGATTGGGCATTGAGTAAAGAAAAGtggaaggaagagaaagcTAAGATGGATGAGGATATTGAAATGAGAAGTGCATCAGGTTCGGGTTCAAGTGACAGCGGTAGTAGCGCCGAGAGCGACGAGGAGAGCGATGGTGGTCTAGGAGTGCACGATGGAAGCGAAAGTGATAGTGATGATAGCGAGTCGGACGTATCCCGCGACGAGAGTGATGAGGAGGAACCCGTCAAACCTCAGCTACCGGCTCCAGAAGCTGGAACGACACTTTTCATCCGCAATATTCCTTTCAACGCTACAGAAGATGAACTGAGAACACT ATTCCGTTCATTTGGCCCTCTTCGTTATGCACGTATCACCATGGATCACGAAACGGGTCGTTCAAGAGGTACTGGATTCGCCTGCTTCTGGAACATCGAAGATGCAGACAGAGCAGTACAACAAAGTGAACTGTTGCGTTCAGAAACGACCGGTCAAGCT CCGAAGAAAAATCCATTCTCCTTACCTTCAATTCTCACCCCCGATCCTTCATCCAGCTTAGCCCAGAGTTTGGTGCTTCATGGACGAACTCTTGATGTTGTCAGAGCAGTTACAAGAGACGTCGCTGGTAAATTGAAGGAGACCAATGAAAGAGCCCGCGAAAAAGCAGATAAAAGAAACATGTACCTCATTCGCGAAGGAG TTATTATGCCCAACACACCTGCGTCTGAGAACCTGACTCCGGCCGAGATTGAGCGACGCACAAGTTCTTTTAACGCTCGTCGTGCCCTTCTCAAGAGCAACCCCTCCTTGTTCATTTCCAAGACCCGTCTCAGTGTCCGCCAAATTCCCATATTTGTTACCGAGCGTATGGTCAAGCGCCTCGTAACACACTCAATCAAGGCATTCAACGCCGAAGTCAAACAGGGGACACGCGCACCTCTCAGCGCCGACGAGCTCGCCGACCCGCTAACTGAAAAACCCGCAGAACCAAAATTGCCCATCAAACTCAATGACGAATCTGAGTCGGAGGATGAGAACCaggacaagaaaaagaaaaagaagaaaggcaAATTCACTGGCCGCGATACGGGCGTAAAACAGATTAAGATTGTACGTCAGGCCGAACGCATAGACCCAATCACCGGCAAGGGCCGGAGCAAAGGGTACGGTTTCGTTGAGATGCATCGGCACTCCGACGCCCTACGTTTCCTTCGATGGGCAAACAATAACACGAACGTCAACGATCTATTCGATGCGTGGTGGAAGGACGAGTTAGAGAACATGCTCAAAGCGGAGAGGGCAAAGGATGCAGACGCGAGGGATGATGCTCGGATCAAGAGGTTGAAAGAAGAAATTGATAGGGCGGAGCAGCATCCTGGGGGCAAGAAAGGCAAAGGAACACTTATTGTGGAATTCTCAATTGAGAACATTCAAGTATTGCAGCGCAGGGCGGCAATGCAGAGCACTCAGAAAAATCCAGAT GCTGCGATTAAAGGTCCATCGACGGACAAAAAACGTAAATCAGAGCCAGAGGAAAGGCATACCCAAAAATCTGATGAGCGATCTCCTAAAAAGCGTCGCACTGGAAATGAAAAGACCAAACCTGAGCCAGAAAAGGAAACCAAGTCAATACCCAGCAACCCATTGGGTTCTATAATCGGTAGAAAACGCAAGGAACGTAAGGCaggaggaaagaaaggggGAAA TGAATCTAAACAACAAGACACAGAAACCTTTCAGTGA